From the Astatotilapia calliptera chromosome 6, fAstCal1.2, whole genome shotgun sequence genome, one window contains:
- the ppp3r1b gene encoding calcineurin subunit B type 1b isoform X2: protein MGSTKQAADANQIKRLGRRFKKLDLDDSGSLSVEEFMSLPELQQNPLVQRVIDIFDTDENGEVDFREFIEGVFQFSVKGNKEQRLRFAFRIYDMDKDGYISNGELFQVLKTMVGSNLKDTQLQQIVDKTIIGADKDGDGRISFEEFCAVAGGLDIHKTMVVDI from the exons ATGGGCAGCACCAAGCAGGCAGCCG ACGCTAATCAGATTAAGAGGCTGGGAAGGAGATTTAAGAAACTCGACCTGGATGACTCCGGATCCCTGAGCGTGGAGGAGTTCATGTCCCTGCCAGAGCTCCAGCAGAACCCCCTCGTGCAGCGAGTCATCGATATATTCGACACCGACGAAAACGGGGAAGTCGACTTCAGAG AGTTCATTGAAGGAGTCTTTCAGTTCAGCGTGAAAGGAAACAAGGAGCAGCGGCTGCGTT TTGCCTTTAGGATCTACGACATGGACAAAGACGGTTACATCTCCAATGGAGAACTCTTCCAGGTCCTAAAGACGATGGTGGGAAGCAACCTGAAAgacacacagctgcagcagatCGTCGACAAAACTATCATAGGCGCCGACAAAGACGGAGATGGCAGAATCTCCTTCGAGGAGTTCTGCGCG
- the cnrip1a gene encoding CB1 cannabinoid receptor-interacting protein 1a: MDDVPPIINISIALRIQPNDGPVFFKVDGTRFGQSRTIKLLTGSKYKIEVVLKPGNVEATNMNIGGVVFPLEQQSRDDESVVYHGQYDTEGVPHTKSGDRQPVQVSIEFIKAGTFETVWQAKYYNYYKREHCQFGNKFSSIEYECKPNETRTLMWINKEAFN; encoded by the exons ATGGACGACGTCCCCCCGATCATCAACATCTCCATCGCGCTGCGGATCCAGCCCAACGACGGCCCGGTCTTCTTCAAGGTGGACGGGACCCGGTTCGGCCAGAGCCGGACCATCAAGCTCCTCACGGGCTCCAAGTACAAGATCGAGGTGGTGCTGAAGCCTGGAAACGTCGAGGCCAC CAACATGAACATCGGAGGCGTCGTCTTCCCGCTGGAGCAGCAGTCCAGGGACGACGAGTCGGTGGTTTACCACGGCCAGTACGACACCGAGGGCGTCCCGCACACCAAGAGTGGCGACCGGCAGCCCGTCCAAGTCAGCATAGAG TTTATCAAGGCGGGGACGTTTGAGACGGTGTGGCAGGCCAAATACTACAACTACTACAAGAGGGAGCACTGCCAGTTCGGCAACAAGTTCAGCAGCATCGAGTACGAGTGCAAGCCCAACGAGACGCGGACCCTGATGTGGATCAACAAGGAGGCGTTCAACTGA
- the ppp3r1b gene encoding calcineurin subunit B type 1b isoform X3, protein MSLPELQQNPLVQRVIDIFDTDENGEVDFREFIEGVFQFSVKGNKEQRLRFAFRIYDMDKDGYISNGELFQVLKTMVGSNLKDTQLQQIVDKTIIGADKDGDGRISFEEFCAVSFCDSFHHLDSNWSLHQSNAP, encoded by the exons ATGTCCCTGCCAGAGCTCCAGCAGAACCCCCTCGTGCAGCGAGTCATCGATATATTCGACACCGACGAAAACGGGGAAGTCGACTTCAGAG AGTTCATTGAAGGAGTCTTTCAGTTCAGCGTGAAAGGAAACAAGGAGCAGCGGCTGCGTT TTGCCTTTAGGATCTACGACATGGACAAAGACGGTTACATCTCCAATGGAGAACTCTTCCAGGTCCTAAAGACGATGGTGGGAAGCAACCTGAAAgacacacagctgcagcagatCGTCGACAAAACTATCATAGGCGCCGACAAAGACGGAGATGGCAGAATCTCCTTCGAGGAGTTCTGCGCGGTGAGTTTTTGTGACTCGTTTCACCACCTGGACTCAAACTGGAGTCTGCACCAAAGCAACGCGCCGTAA
- the ppp3r1b gene encoding calcineurin subunit B type 1b isoform X1, whose product MGSTKQAADANQIKRLGRRFKKLDLDDSGSLSVEEFMSLPELQQNPLVQRVIDIFDTDENGEVDFREFIEGVFQFSVKGNKEQRLRFAFRIYDMDKDGYISNGELFQVLKTMVGSNLKDTQLQQIVDKTIIGADKDGDGRISFEEFCAVSFCDSFHHLDSNWSLHQSNAP is encoded by the exons ATGGGCAGCACCAAGCAGGCAGCCG ACGCTAATCAGATTAAGAGGCTGGGAAGGAGATTTAAGAAACTCGACCTGGATGACTCCGGATCCCTGAGCGTGGAGGAGTTCATGTCCCTGCCAGAGCTCCAGCAGAACCCCCTCGTGCAGCGAGTCATCGATATATTCGACACCGACGAAAACGGGGAAGTCGACTTCAGAG AGTTCATTGAAGGAGTCTTTCAGTTCAGCGTGAAAGGAAACAAGGAGCAGCGGCTGCGTT TTGCCTTTAGGATCTACGACATGGACAAAGACGGTTACATCTCCAATGGAGAACTCTTCCAGGTCCTAAAGACGATGGTGGGAAGCAACCTGAAAgacacacagctgcagcagatCGTCGACAAAACTATCATAGGCGCCGACAAAGACGGAGATGGCAGAATCTCCTTCGAGGAGTTCTGCGCGGTGAGTTTTTGTGACTCGTTTCACCACCTGGACTCAAACTGGAGTCTGCACCAAAGCAACGCGCCGTAA
- the fbxo48 gene encoding F-box only protein 48: MQHVCGRTPPVFFLCEGGPALTAAEGTAPPRNFAEMLPTEMSVRIFGELDAASLCSAARTCRLWHQIIEQSEQLWRKQCLMVRAICQREVDSDRRHGLSWKLILVRNYIRSLVKKDWLIGRFSHVRSADELSGRKLTPLDAETWGEILQAELDR; encoded by the exons AtgcagcatgtgtgtgggaggaCTCCAccagtgttttttctctgtgaagGAGGCCCCGCCCTGACGGCAGCCGAAGGCACAGCCCCACCTCGCAACTTTGCCGAGATGCTGCCGACAGAAATGAGCGTGAGGATCTTTGGCGAGCTGGACGCGGCGAGCCTGTGCAGCGCGGCGAGGACCTGCAGGCTGTGGCATCAGATCATCGAGCAGAGCGAGCAGCTGTGGAGGAAGCAGTGCCTGATGGTCCGAGCCATCTGCCAGAGGGAGGTCGACAGCGACCGGAGACACGGCCTCTCCTGGAAG CTGATCCTGGTGAGGAACTACATCCGCAGCCTTGTGAAGAAAGACTGGCTGATTGGACGGTTCAGCCACGTGAGGTCGGCGGACGAGCTGAGCGGCAGGAAGCTGACGCCGCTGGACGCGGAGACCTGGGGCGAGATCCTGCAGGCCGAGCTGGATCGATGA
- the LOC113023473 gene encoding E3 ubiquitin-protein ligase TRIM21-like produces the protein MSAASNLRAEDQFLCAICLEVFVDPVTTPCGHNFCKRCITQHWDVNMSCCCPMCKETFNTRPQLKVNTLLSGIVFQLKREAQKKVNSSSSEQQAAKPQLPCNVFTGARPKALKSCRETRLDPRQHLYGELERESELARERQQDLWSELERECELARELQEEQRQDLLLELERESELARERQQDLWSELERECELARELQEEQRQDLLLELERESELARELQEEQRQDLLLELERESELARELQEEQRQDLLLELERESELARELQEEQRQDLLLELERESELARERQQDLWSELEM, from the coding sequence ATGTCCGCTGCCAGCAATCTGCGAGCTGAAGATCAGTTTCTGTGCGCCATCTGTCTGGAGGTGTTCGTCGATCCAGTCACCACACCATGTGGCCACAACTTCTGCAAAAGATGCATCACTCAGCACTGGGATGTTAATATGTCCTGCTGCTGTCCCATGTGTAAGGAGACGTTCAACACGAGACCTCAGTTGAAGGTCAACACTTTGCTTTCTGGCATAGTTTTTCAGCTCAAACGAGAAGCTCAGAAGAAAgtcaacagcagcagctcagagcaaCAAGCTGCCAAACCGCAACTTCCCTGCAACGTCTTCACTGGAGCCAGACCAAAGGCCCTGAAGTCCTGCCGTGAGACACGCCTGGACCCTCGTCAACATCTGTACGGAGAGTTGGAAAGAGAGAGTGAGCtagcgagagagagacagcaagaTCTATGGAGCGAGCTAGAAAGAGAGTGTGAGCTAGCGAGAGAGTTACAGGAAGAGCAACGGCAGGATCTGTTGCTTGAGCTAGAACGAGAGAGTGAGCtagcgagagagagacagcaagaTCTATGGAGCGAGCTAGAAAGAGAGTGTGAGCTAGCGAGAGAGTTACAGGAAGAGCAACGGCAGGATCTGTTGCTTGAGCTAGAACGAGAGAGTGAGCTAGCGAGAGAGTTACAGGAAGAGCAACGGCAGGATCTGTTGCTTGAGTTAGAACGAGAGAGTGAGCTAGCGAGAGAGTTACAGGAAGAGCAACGGCAGGATCTGTTGCTTGAGCTAGAACGAGAGAGTGAGCTAGCGAGAGAGTTACAGGAAGAGCAACGGCAGGATCTGTTGCTTGAGCTAGAACGAGAGAGTGAGCtagcgagagagagacagcaagaTCTATGGAGCGAGCTAGAGATGTAG
- the LOC113023462 gene encoding E3 ubiquitin-protein ligase TRIM21-like has translation MSAATNLQSEDQFLCSICLDVFTDPVTTSCGHNYCKNCITQHWDVNDSCQCPKCNKVFKTRPELHVNTLLSEMVAQRRESQQKASSSSSSEQQAAKPGEVPCDVCTGPRLKALKSCLVCLTSYCQTHLEPHLTATSLKRHQLIEPVENLESRMCRKHDKHLELFCKIDQTCVCMLCSVLDHKAHEVVPLREEYEGKKAELEKTEAEIQQMIQKRRLKIQEINESVKMRKDAADRQKAEGVQVLTALMESVERRLKELIKEIEDKQETTEKQAEGLIKDLEQEISELMERSSEVEQLSHSEDHLHLLQSFSSLKAALCTKDWTEVRVRPPSYEGTVGRAVETLRKDMKKLFEAAELKRVQQDAVDVTLDPDTANPYLILSDDGKQVNHGDVRKKLPDNPERFSYCVCVLTEQSFSSGRFYFEVQVKGKTDWDLGVSTESINRKGNIRLIPQNGFWTVWLRNGSEYSACAAPPVRLCLRSGPEKVGVFVDYEEGLVSFYDVDAAALIYSFTGCSFTEKLHPYFSPGLYQGVKNSAPLIICPVNQTE, from the coding sequence ATGTCTGCAGCCACCAATCTACAGTCTGAAGATCAGTTTCTGTGCTCCATCTGTCTGGATGTGTTCACTGATCCAGTCACCACATCATGTGGACACAACTActgcaaaaactgcatcactCAGCACTGGGATGTTAATGACAGCTGCCAGTGTCCCAAGTGTAACAAGGTGTTCAAGACAAGGCCTGAACTTCATGTTAACACTTTGCTGTCTGAGATGGTTGCTCAGAGACGTGAATCTCAGCAgaaagccagcagcagcagcagctcagagcaaCAAGCTGCCAAACCAGGAGAAGTTCCCTGTGACGTCTGCACTGGACCCAGACTGAAGGCCCTGAAGTCCTGCCTGGTGTGTCTGACCTCCTACTGTCAGACTCACCTGGAGCCTCATCTGACAGCTACAAGTCTGAAAAGACATCAGCTGATTGAGCCTGTGGAGAACCTGGAAAGCAGGATGTGTAGGAAGCACGATAAACATCTGGAGCTGTTCTGTAAGATCGACCAGACATGTGTCTGCATGCTCTGCTCTGTTCTAGATCACAAGGCTCATGAAGTTGTTCCTCTGAGAGAAGAATACGAAGGAAAGAAGGCAGAGCTGGAGAAGACAGAGGCTGAGATTCAGCAGATGATCCAGAAGAGACGACTGAAGATTCAGGAGATCAACGAGTCGGTGAAGATGAGGAAAgatgctgcagacagacagaaagcagaaggTGTTCAGGTCCTCACGGCTCTGATGGAGTCTGTTGAGAGACGCCTGAAGGAGCTCATAAAGGAGATCgaagacaaacaggaaactACAGAGAAACAGGCTGAAGGACTCATCAAAGATCTGGAACAGGAAATCTCTGAGCTGATGGAGAGAAGCTCTgaggtggagcagctctcacactctgaagaccacctccacctcctccaaagCTTCTCCTCCCTGAAAGCTGCTCTATGCACCAAGGACTGGACAGAGGTCAGAGTCCGTCCACCATCATATGAGGGGACTGTGGGGAGAGCTGTGGAGACACTCAGGAAAGACATGAAGAAGCTGTTTGAGGCTGCAGAGCTGAAGAGGGTCCAGCAGGATGCAGTGGACGTGACTCTGGATCCTGATACAGCAAATCCTTATCTCATCCTGTCTGATGATGGAAAACAAGTGAATCATGGTGATGTGAGGAAGAAACTTCCGGACAACCCAGAGAGATTTtcttactgtgtttgtgttttaacagaGCAGAGTTTCTCTTCAGGCAGATTTTACTTTGAGGTTCAGGTTAAAGGAAAGACTGACTGGGACTTAGGAGTGTCCACAGAGTCGATCAACAGGAAGGGAAACATCAGACTGATTCCTCAAAATGGTTTCTGGACTGTGTGGCTGAGAAATGGAAGTGAGTACAGTGCTTGTGCCGCCCCTCCGGTCCGTCTCTGTCTCCGGTCTGGTCCTGAGAAGGTGGGGGTGTTTGTGGACTATGAGGAGGGTCTAGTCTCCTTCTATGACGTAGATGCTGCAGCTCTGATCTACTCGTTCACTGGCTGCTCCTTCACAGAGAAGCTCCACCCGTACTTCAGTCCTGGGCTTTATCAAGGTGTGAAAAACTCTGCACCACTGATCATCTGTCCTGTCAATCAAACTGAGTAA